The genome window ctattaacacctATGTttatgtaaggacagcctcccgttgatgcggtgtgttgcgtgtatgttgtacgaggtgTGTGtctttggagactgcggtatattcatgttgtgtcttcttgtatagtggtactgttgccctttttatagtgctatatcactgaagcatgccgccgaagacactaagtaacacaccccacccggtcacattatactgacaacgggcgaaccagtcgtcgcactccctgtatgctgagcgctaagcaggagcagaaccgaccacttttatagacgttggtgtgtctcggccaggggacagaacccagtgCCTTCCTCACTTAAGTAATAAGAAAATGTAGGTAACACGTCGAATTGCAGGTCCCAGTGCAGTTCCGTCCGTTACCTGCGCATCTACAACAACAGCTGCCCCTACCATCATTACCACGACTCTTCCTACCACTACAACTACTACTCCTGGGACGCCAGTTTTTACCACAATAAGTGCCACGGTACATTCCACGACGACCACACCTGAAACTACGTCAACATCCGTCCTACAAGACTCTGGTGAGCAAGGTCacattgtaattttgatagttaaatcgTCCACAACATTTTCATGGTAGTATAAACTATTGGCAAACCAAACACCATCTCTAGTTGATGTTACTTGTGTAATCAGTTGATAACATTTGTATGGTATATTATATCCTGTGGTGTTAATTTCATCAAATAATAATACACTAttaaacaagaggtccagagggcctgtatcgctcacctggtttgaaatgccaagtaatgttctgaatacaggttcattgtttcttttgtgaaggaattttaataaagttctgttccccttccaaaaaggatgtttgtggccaaatttggttacaatccatgcagaactcttggacaagtatcgatttatagaatttacctataattcccctattgggccccagcccctcctgcccccgggaccagagccaaaatttatacaaactcatgttcttattcccccaaggatatttctggccaaatttggttacaattccatgcagaactctatgactagtagcgatttaaagtatttagctctatttcccctattgggcccaacccctcccccccgggggccagagccaaaatttatacaagtttgttccccttccaaaacagatgtttgtggccaaatttggctgcaatccatgtagaactctatgactagtagcgatttaaaggatttacctctatttcccattttgggccccgcctctccttcccccccccccggggggggggcggagccaaaatttataaagttctgttgcccttcccccaaggatgtttgtggccaaatttggttacaattcatgtagaactctatgactagtagcgatttaaaggatttacctctatttcccctattgggccccgcccctcctgcctccgggggaccagagccaaaatttattcaagttctgtttcccttcccccaaggatgtttgtggccaaatttggttacaattcattcagaactctatgactagtagcgatttataggatttacctctattttccctattgggccccgtccctcctgtccctgggggatcagagccaaaatttatataagttctgttttccttcccccaaggatgtttgtggccaaatctggttacaaaccatgcagaactctagaacaagtagcaatttataggatttacctctatttcccctcttgggccccgcaccctcctgcccccggggggtccagagcaaaatttataaagttctgttccccttccaaaaggatgtttgtggccaaatttggttacaatccatgcagaactcgtGGACAAGTatcgatttatagaatttacctatacttcccctattgggcccaccccCTCctcccccgggaccagagccaaatttatacaaactcagttcttattctcccaaggatattttgGCCaaattggttacattccatgcagaactctatgactagtagcgatttaaagtattgagctctatttcccctattgggcccaacccctccagcccccggggccagagccataatttatacaacaagttttgttccccttccaaaacagatgtttgtggccaaatttggctgCAATTCAtatagaactctatgactagtagcgatttaaaggatttacctctatttcccctattgggccccgtccctcctgtcctgggggatcagagccaaaatttattcaagttctgttttccttcccccaaggatgtttgtggccaaatctggttacaaattatgcagaactctagaacagagtagcaatttataggattttacctctatttccctctgggcccggggggtcagagccaaaatttatacaagttctgtttccctcccccaaggatgtttgtggccaaatttggttacaatcaatgcagaactctatgactagtagcgatttaaaggatttacctctatttcccctattgggccccgcctctcctgcccccgggggtcagagccaaaatttatatgagttctgttccccttccccagggatgtttgtggctgattttgattacaatcaatgcaaaactctaggacaagaagcgatttaaaggatttacctctatttcccctattgggccccgccctcctgccccccgggggctcagagccaaaatttataaaagttctgttcccctcccccaaggatgtttgtggcctaataatttggttacaatcaatgcagaactctaggacaagtagcaatttataggatttacctctatttcccctcttaggccccgcccctcctgcccccgggggtcagagccaaaatttatacaagttctgttccccctcccccaaggatgtttgtggcaaatttggttacaatcaatgcagaactctatgactagtagcgatttaaaggatttacctctatttcccctattgggccccgcctctcctgcccacgggggtcagagccaaaatttatatgagttctgttccccttccccaaggatgtttgtggctaattttggttacaatcaatgcagaaatctaggacaagaagcgatttaaaggatttacctctatttcccctattaggccccacccctcctgccctggggggggggagtcagagccaaaatttatacaagttctgttcccccctccccaaggatgtttgtggccaaatctggttacaatccatgcagaactctaggacaagtagcgatttataggatttacctctatttcccctattgggccccgcccctcccccaaggatgtttgtggccaaatttggttacaatccatgcagaactctagaacaagtagtgatttataggatttacctctatttcccctattaggacccacctctcctgcccccggggggtcagagccaaaatttatgcaagttctgttccccctcccccaaggatgtttgtggccaaatttggttacaatccatgcagaactctatgactagtagcgatttaaaggaaatattgacggacagacggacggcgCGCCAATACAATTTTTTGACTCAAATTCATGAATTTAATATCTCccgaaaatattcaaataataaacATTTCGCATTTTACATCCTGTTAATGCCGTTTTCAAAGACTACAGAGGTGAATCTACAATAAATACGTTTTTCAAACAGGAAACGGATCGATATATAGCAGATCCTGAGAATATTTATTCGATTTGGTGAAAAGAAACGTGCGGTGTGGAAGAGCAGGCATTCTTTGTGCAATCGACGAAATATTTAGGTTATCCTTTTGATATTGCATATTCATCTTTTTTCCACATTTTGAACCTGTATGTACATTAATCATTTCGCTTACTTACTAGTAATATTATGCTGAGAAAAATCTTCCATTTTTGTCAGGAAACAACCAAATGACGATCGTGAAACCCGTCAGCTCTGAAGTTATTATTACTGTTATAGTGCTCTTGGTCATCATAGCAACTGCTGTCTTAGGGTAAGATTACTTATGGATTTAAATTGATGTGTAATGGagatataatatatagtatgttCTTACTACGCGGCTAATGGTAAGAAGACACTCTATTTTGTTTATCAAAGCTTCTTATAAAGAGGGTAAAGATTGtatcaacatatattttaaCACTATACATGGTACCAACTgtaacacaaacacacaaaggGACAAAGAAAATGGGTTAGATATGGTAATTGGTATATCATCTAATCTTCAAGTTGAAACTGTTGTGTAATGTTTGGTTCTGTAAACAATCGCCATATCGATCCTTCCATTTTGACCTTCCGTGTCTAAGTACTGTACACAATATAaagaattgttatttttttcttttaaacaatttGTAGAATTTTCCTGTACAAAGCCTACAAATGCAGCAAAGTGGACGCAGACAGAAATAATACGTACTGTGTTCCGGCTCAACGCTATCACAACCAGAATGAACATGTATATGCAGATTTGTTTGTACCGACTGTGGCGGTGGAGAAAGGCGGAGCACCTGTTCACACTCATCACATTTAATAGTAAAAACAATCACGTCATTCTATATCAACACAATGTTATTCAGGAATGGCTTAATGATCGAAGTGCGTAATTTGCATTTGCAGTACCAATTATATTTTCACAGTGGATAAGTAAGACAATGTGCATCATCATtcttataaatgtttttttgtcttttcCACCAACTTGATAACACAGCGTCATTTTTTCcaacgtttttttttttcaatgtataTCTATGTTCAGTGAAAACATTAAACACGGCTTATTGTTTTGCACTCTAAGCATTATCATCACGGTAGGCAACATTTTcaatgcttgtttgtttgattaaattaacgtcctatttacaaaCAGGGTTtggtaaggacggcatcccatgtatgcgggtttagtggagcggctaaggtcgatttttcgttaaaatcgttcaaagtttgaagaaagcatgagaCTTTGCATGTTCAACATTCCATATAAATGCAGTCAGTTATTTAGTATGTGCTCTtcaaattgttatttataaacatagaAATGAAACTTAAATATTGTCTTGAAAAACATGACTTCAGCAGGTATTATTGTCTGTATACGGAAAGCAATAGTCCagtaaaatacgaaaaatagaggcctaacctccaaataattgcaacagaatttgttttctgttttttgagttggaggatcttagtattttaccatgaaaaaagtcgtcaaaaatcatatgttcggaaagtcgttttttcaacacccgaaaaataagaaaatataaagaaattacacttttgactacttttaaagtacaatatctgctatttttgcagtacttgaaatatgaaatcgggtatatagtaagacaaactttaggttagtacaaataagttgaaaagATACAATATTTTCAGTCTATCCAATAAATAAAGAAGGATGAAATCGGCTCAAAACCGTTTGAATTTATCTAGCATTAccgtttttgttattttgttagatgcaaacatttataaaatcttaccctaaacaatatcagtttatgttttatgtcgTAAAGGATTtactttttctttgatattaatgcatgatcgataatacattagctagaaaaaacaaatattaacctgtcaagttgactgatcgtgccaatttgaagtgttttataattagatttttggcaaaacacccattttggtagttaatatttcggaaaaaaaaagcaaatgcttccaaatatgttatatccttttttgtatattttgtacttgttattttgatcatttgttgtaaaaacggtataaatatgcacatcttatttagtagtaaaaacttcctatcacgttaatttggctgaataccaaaatatgtttgttataaaattttgccaataaataaatcagaactgtGATGATTTTTCAGCTATACAATTGAActtgaacttttattttattcctttatctcattgaaaattatgtaactCCCATCCGGTTCCATtatggaaaaaatgaaaaactgacctattcaaatatttgatcaaaaagaaacttcaaTCTCACTTTATAAAGAACGCTTCATTATGGTGGTAATATCTGCAAAAGGATTTTGTAATCTGATTagtcacaaaatagatattcatatttttgatatttcaacttgAGGACTTGGCCAATTAGAGAAGTTTAGTCCAATTGGCACTACATGAGGATTTGACCGAACTCACGTCTTTTATATTTGGGGATATCCTGATATAGTTGTCACTTTTAGGTGAATATAGCCTAcaagttttatataaaaagtttCCATCAAAATGAGCATCAACGGTATTGTTgatgataacatttttttatcttaacaatccAACAGAGGCATATTTGGCCGATACAAGgacataattatgcaattttcatgctGTCATACTTTTTCCCTGTGTTGGTTTCAACTTTTGTTTTTGGCAATCTGTGCTGTCCTTATAACGTTCTTGCCATACAGTAATTTTCCAGTATCTCATGATAgccatgtaagtttatatttggcttcaaaattggcaaattatgcaaatatcccTATTTTTCTGATTGTTTTGGGTTTAAGAAAAACACTTTCTCAAATTCTATTTGTGGCGACTGTTTTTCTTGCATAAAACACAGTCATATCTGTatgaaaatcaaagaaaaaaatggggTAACACCCTATCTTTACTAGACTACAACACGTGGACGTGGTCTTCGTTTAATTGTTTGTCACGTTATCGCTGCAATATCgatatcgatcaaagctgaacttAAGGTTAAAATTGGAATTCACCAGTCTCCCAATAACACACGCCGTTACCATGTCCTGCCCATCGTAAACGGTCATGTACACTTATTCAATAACGTAGTTGTAATTTGACAGGCTCAAACGGGCCATCgtaataatttgattcttattttaatttcaacatgaccactattttgaaatccaagatggccgtttaaattaaagttgtttCCTTATTTTACTCAGTAAGTTATCGagcaaaaaatcaaattaacatttttaaacgtctacacccatattattgatacttaggatttgtttgtttgcttgtttgattaattaacgtcctattaacagctatggtcatgtaaggacggcctcccatgtatgcggtgtgttgcgtgtatgttgtacgaggtgcgtgtttcgggagactgcggtatattcatgttgtgtcttcttgtatagtggaacttttgccctttttatagtgctatatcactgaagcatgccgccatagacaccaagcaacacatcccacccggtcacattatactgacaacgggcgaaccagtcgtcccactcccgttctgctgagcgctaagcagaactaccacttttacagactttggtgtgtctcggccaggggacagaacccagagccttcctcacaagggcgaacgttcaactcaaggccaaaagtgaggcggtgccaagggaggcattaggaaggataaagctagttaggaagaatagaaaagataatatcctaaatttagtcgccttttacgatcatgcaataggggcagcaggtacaattccaacggcctacctgcagggcttttttgtttgtttgtttgattaattaacgtcctattaacagctatggtcatgtaaggacggcctccaatgtatgcggtgtgttgcgtgtatgttgtgcgaggtgcgtgttttgggagactgcggtatattcatgttgcgtcttcttgtatagtggaactgttgccctttttatagtgctatatcactgaagcatgccgccgaagacaccaagcaacacaccccacccggtcacattatactgacaacgggcgaaccagtcgtcccactccctgtatgctgagcgctaagcaggagcagtaacttccacttttatagactttggtgtgtctcggccaggggacagaaccaagagccttcctcacaagggcaaacgctcaactcaaggccaaaaaccAGATACTTTAGAAGGACCGCCATGTtatatttcaagatggccgccaactttgCGAGCTATATCTTGATATATCATGCATTTAAATGGATAAActgactttaagcaaatatagtgagagtacttatatttttgtagtgtttgatacataaataatttgattcttatttttacatgaccgccattttgaaatccaagatggccgtttaaattaaaagttgtttccgtatttcactctgtaaaTTATCGAGCAAAAAATCAAGTTACCACTCtgaaaatgttgatatatatgaaatgaCTTAATTTGCAACTCTGCAGGCGTCATCAGAGGATCATCTTTTATGGGCTTTATCGAATTCTCAACTGGAACATCCTCAAAGTAGTAAGTCAACAGCGATTGACCAAATCATTGCCCATTTGCAGATAACACC of Argopecten irradians isolate NY chromosome 7, Ai_NY, whole genome shotgun sequence contains these proteins:
- the LOC138328008 gene encoding oncoprotein-induced transcript 3 protein-like, translated to MGILIIVLVICKALRAVTTDPCLSYTTFAADSERAPNHIESVYENKICDAVLSTKWYRLVGDAGSDLTNDSSVLVDGGCGTSYQLWMNGTVPDASEGIVNREMCMRSIFSPCHGSFNIRVKNCCSFRVYELKSATNCPQAYCVSPSAVPSVTCASTTTAAPTIITTTLPTTTTTTPGTPVFTTISATVHSTTTTPETTSTSVLQDSGNNQMTIVKPVSSEVIITVIVLLVIIATAVLGIFLYKAYKCSKVDADRNNTYCVPAQRYHNQNEHVYADLFVPTVAVEKGGAPVHTHHI